A portion of the Citrobacter rodentium NBRC 105723 = DSM 16636 genome contains these proteins:
- a CDS encoding MurR/RpiR family transcriptional regulator, with protein MSQSEFDSELPNGIGLAPYLRMKQEGMTGNESRIVEWLLKPGNLSNAPAIKDVAEALAVSEAMIVKVSKLLGFSGFRNLRSALEDYFSQSEQVLPAELSFDEAPQDVVNKVFNITLRTIIEGQSIVNVDEIHRAARFFAQARQRDLYGAGGSNAICADMQHKFLRIGVRCQTYPDAHIMMMSASLLKEGDVVLVVTHSGRTSDVKAAVELAKKNGAKIICITHSYHSPIAKLADFIICSPAPDTPLLGRNASARILQLTLLDAFFVSVAQLNIEQATVNMQKTGAIVDFFSPGALK; from the coding sequence ATGAGTCAGTCAGAGTTTGATTCAGAACTGCCCAACGGGATCGGTCTTGCGCCATACCTGCGTATGAAGCAGGAGGGGATGACCGGGAATGAAAGCCGGATCGTGGAGTGGTTGCTAAAGCCCGGTAATCTCAGCAATGCCCCGGCAATTAAAGATGTCGCAGAGGCGTTAGCAGTATCTGAGGCCATGATTGTTAAGGTATCGAAGCTGCTGGGATTTAGCGGCTTTCGCAACCTGCGCAGCGCGCTGGAAGACTATTTTTCCCAGTCGGAGCAGGTTCTCCCGGCAGAACTCTCCTTTGATGAAGCGCCGCAGGATGTGGTGAATAAAGTATTTAACATCACCTTGCGCACCATTATCGAAGGCCAGTCGATCGTCAACGTGGATGAGATTCACCGGGCGGCACGCTTCTTCGCGCAGGCCAGGCAGCGCGATCTCTACGGCGCGGGGGGTTCTAACGCGATCTGCGCAGACATGCAGCATAAATTTTTGCGCATTGGCGTACGCTGCCAGACCTACCCGGACGCCCATATTATGATGATGTCAGCATCATTACTTAAAGAAGGCGATGTGGTTCTGGTGGTCACCCATTCCGGACGTACCAGTGATGTTAAAGCCGCGGTTGAACTGGCGAAAAAGAATGGCGCAAAAATTATTTGCATCACCCATAGCTATCATTCACCGATTGCAAAATTAGCTGATTTTATTATTTGCTCGCCCGCGCCGGATACGCCGTTATTAGGCAGAAACGCTTCGGCGCGGATATTACAACTGACCCTGCTGGACGCATTTTTTGTTTCTGTCGCCCAGCTTAATATTGAACAGGCAACCGTGAATATGCAAAAAACCGGCGCGATTGTTGATTTCTTTTCTCCCGGCGCGCTGAAATAA
- the rpiB gene encoding bifunctional allose-6-phosphate isomerase/ribose-5-phosphate isomerase RpiB — translation MKKIAFGCDHVGYILKEDILDHLMQRGIEVIDKGAWSGERTDYPLYASKVAQAVVKGEADGGILICGTGVGISITANKFAGIRAVVCSEPYSAQLSRQHNDTNVLAFGSRVVGLELAKMIVDAWLNAEFEGGRHQQRVEAIAAAERR, via the coding sequence ATGAAAAAAATAGCTTTTGGCTGTGACCATGTTGGATACATTCTTAAAGAGGATATCCTGGACCACCTTATGCAGCGCGGTATAGAGGTGATTGATAAAGGCGCCTGGTCCGGTGAACGCACCGATTACCCCTTATATGCCAGTAAGGTTGCGCAGGCGGTCGTCAAAGGAGAGGCCGACGGCGGGATTCTGATTTGCGGTACGGGAGTGGGCATTTCGATTACGGCGAATAAATTTGCGGGGATCCGCGCTGTCGTCTGTAGCGAGCCCTATTCGGCGCAGCTTTCCCGTCAGCATAATGATACCAACGTACTCGCTTTTGGTTCCCGGGTGGTTGGGCTGGAACTGGCGAAAATGATCGTTGACGCCTGGCTGAATGCGGAATTCGAAGGGGGGCGCCATCAACAACGGGTGGAGGCGATAGCTGCGGCTGAGCGGAGATGA
- the alsK gene encoding allose kinase — protein MQKQRNVVAGVDMGATHIRFCLQTHTGEVLHCAKQRTAEVIAPGVVAGIAALLGEQLARFQARCSGLIIGFPALVGKDKRTIISTPNLPLQPEEFAGLAGKLEDALRCPVEFSRDVNLQLSWDVTEHHLTQQQVLAAYLGTGMGFAVWMNGAPWTGAHGVAGELGHIPLGDMTHRCACGNPGCLETICSGLALKRWYEQQPREYALGDLFRHAGREPFIETLLENAARAIATAINLFDPDAVILGGGVIDMPDFPREKLITRTQTYLRRPLPFQAVRFFAASSSDFNGAQGAATLARSRFG, from the coding sequence ATGCAAAAACAGCGTAACGTGGTGGCTGGCGTGGATATGGGAGCAACCCATATCCGTTTTTGTCTGCAAACACATACCGGTGAGGTCCTGCACTGCGCAAAACAGCGCACCGCAGAGGTCATCGCTCCCGGTGTGGTTGCGGGTATCGCCGCCCTGCTCGGCGAACAGCTCGCGCGATTTCAGGCGCGATGCTCCGGCCTGATCATCGGCTTTCCGGCGCTGGTTGGCAAAGATAAACGCACCATCATCTCGACGCCTAATCTGCCTTTGCAGCCAGAAGAGTTCGCAGGACTTGCCGGTAAACTGGAAGATGCGCTGCGCTGCCCGGTAGAGTTTTCCCGCGACGTCAATCTACAGCTTTCCTGGGACGTAACGGAACACCATCTCACGCAACAGCAGGTTCTGGCCGCCTATCTGGGCACCGGTATGGGGTTCGCTGTGTGGATGAACGGCGCCCCCTGGACCGGCGCGCACGGTGTGGCAGGGGAACTGGGCCATATTCCCCTCGGCGATATGACGCATCGGTGCGCCTGCGGCAATCCCGGGTGTCTGGAAACAATCTGCTCCGGACTCGCCTTAAAACGCTGGTATGAACAACAGCCGCGCGAATATGCACTGGGCGATTTATTCCGCCACGCCGGACGGGAGCCGTTTATCGAAACGCTGCTCGAAAACGCCGCCCGCGCCATCGCCACCGCAATCAACCTTTTTGATCCAGACGCGGTCATTCTCGGCGGCGGAGTAATTGATATGCCTGATTTCCCACGCGAAAAATTGATTACTCGCACCCAAACATATCTGCGCCGTCCGTTGCCGTTTCAGGCTGTGCGCTTTTTTGCCGCCTCCTCCTCCGACTTTAACGGCGCGCAAGGCGCCGCCACGCTGGCGCGAAGTCGTTTTGGCTGA
- the alsA gene encoding D-allose ABC transporter ATP-binding protein AlsA, with protein sequence MVTPYISMAGIGKSFGPVHALKAVDLTIYPHEIHALLGENGAGKSTLMKILSGIYEPTKGTITLNNISYDKLDHKLAAQLGIGIIYQELSVIDELTVLENLYIGRHLTKKVCGVNVIDWKEMRIRAAMMLLRVGLKVDLDEKVANLSISHKQMLEIAKTLMLDAKVLIMDEPTSSLTNKEVDYLFLIMNQLRKEGAAIVYISHKLAEIRRICDRYTVMKDGSSVCSGMVSDVSNDDIVRLMVGRELQNRFNTMKESTGNIDRDTVFEVKNVTSRDRKKVRDISFSVSRGEILGFAGLVGSGRTELMDCLFGVDKRAGGEILLNGKDISPRSPLDAVKKGMAYITESRRDNGFFPNFSIAQNMAISRSLKTGGYKGAMGLLDESEELRTAEAQRELLALKCHSVNQNITELSGGNQQKVLISKWLCCHPEVIIFDEPTRGIDIGAKAEIYKVMRQLADEGKVILMVSSELPEIIAVCDRIAVFCEGRLTQILTNRDDMSEEEIMVWALPQE encoded by the coding sequence ATGGTCACGCCATATATTTCAATGGCGGGGATCGGCAAATCCTTTGGCCCGGTTCACGCATTAAAAGCGGTTGATTTAACGATTTACCCTCACGAAATACATGCCTTATTAGGGGAGAATGGCGCCGGTAAATCAACGTTGATGAAAATCTTGTCGGGGATATATGAACCGACCAAAGGCACCATTACTCTTAATAATATCAGTTATGACAAGCTGGATCATAAATTAGCAGCCCAGCTCGGCATCGGTATTATTTACCAGGAGCTCAGCGTTATTGATGAATTAACGGTGCTGGAGAATTTATATATTGGTCGCCATCTGACAAAAAAAGTCTGCGGCGTCAACGTTATCGACTGGAAAGAGATGCGTATACGGGCGGCGATGATGCTATTGCGCGTCGGTTTAAAGGTCGATTTAGATGAAAAAGTGGCGAATTTATCAATTAGTCACAAGCAGATGCTGGAAATCGCCAAAACCCTGATGCTCGACGCCAAAGTGCTGATCATGGATGAACCCACCTCTTCACTGACCAATAAAGAGGTGGACTATTTATTCCTGATTATGAATCAGCTGCGCAAAGAGGGTGCCGCCATTGTCTATATCTCGCACAAACTGGCGGAGATTCGCCGCATTTGCGACCGCTATACGGTCATGAAAGACGGCAGCAGCGTATGCAGCGGGATGGTAAGTGATGTGTCAAACGACGATATCGTCCGGCTGATGGTGGGCCGCGAGCTACAAAACCGCTTTAACACCATGAAGGAGAGCACCGGTAACATCGATCGCGATACGGTGTTTGAGGTGAAAAACGTCACCAGCCGCGACAGGAAAAAGGTTCGCGATATCTCCTTTAGCGTCAGCCGTGGAGAAATCTTAGGGTTTGCCGGGCTGGTCGGCTCCGGGCGCACCGAACTGATGGATTGTCTGTTTGGGGTGGATAAACGCGCCGGTGGCGAAATTCTCCTGAACGGCAAAGATATCTCTCCCCGCTCGCCTCTGGATGCGGTGAAAAAAGGCATGGCTTACATCACCGAAAGCCGCCGGGATAACGGATTTTTCCCCAATTTTTCGATCGCGCAGAATATGGCCATCAGCCGCAGCCTGAAAACAGGCGGCTACAAAGGCGCGATGGGTCTACTGGATGAAAGCGAAGAGTTGCGTACCGCCGAAGCGCAGCGCGAACTCCTGGCGTTAAAGTGCCACTCGGTTAACCAGAACATCACGGAGCTTTCCGGCGGCAATCAGCAAAAAGTCCTTATCTCTAAATGGCTGTGCTGTCATCCGGAAGTAATCATTTTCGATGAACCCACCAGGGGAATCGACATTGGCGCCAAAGCCGAAATTTATAAAGTGATGCGCCAACTGGCGGACGAAGGAAAAGTCATCCTGATGGTTTCATCTGAACTTCCTGAAATTATCGCCGTCTGCGACCGCATCGCCGTGTTCTGCGAAGGACGACTGACGCAAATCCTGACAAACCGTGATGACATGAGCGAAGAGGAGATTATGGTATGGGCATTACCACAAGAGTAA
- the alsC gene encoding D-allose ABC transporter permease, protein MGITTRVKGELREKKPFNFPLFWDKYGTFFILGIIVAIFGSLSPEYFLTTNNITQIFVQSSVTVLIGMGEFFAILVAGIDLSVGAILALSGMVTAKLMLAGVDPFFAAIIGGVLVGGVLGAINGCLVNWTGLHPFIITLGTNAIFRGITLVISDANSVYGFSFDFVNFFAASVIGIPVPVIFSLLIALILWFLTTRLRLGRNIYALGGNKNSAFYSGIDVKFHILVVFIISGICAGLAGVVSTARLGAAEPLAGMGFETYAIASAIIGGTSFFGGKGRIFSVVIGGLIIGTINNGLNILQVQTYYQLVVMGGLIIAAVALDRLISK, encoded by the coding sequence ATGGGCATTACCACAAGAGTAAAAGGCGAATTGCGCGAGAAAAAGCCGTTCAACTTCCCGCTGTTCTGGGATAAATATGGCACCTTTTTTATCCTCGGTATTATCGTCGCGATCTTCGGCTCACTGTCACCCGAATATTTTCTGACCACCAACAATATCACGCAGATTTTTGTGCAAAGCTCCGTGACGGTGCTGATCGGTATGGGGGAGTTCTTCGCCATTCTGGTGGCGGGCATTGACCTCTCCGTCGGGGCTATTCTGGCGCTTTCCGGGATGGTAACCGCTAAACTGATGCTGGCGGGCGTCGATCCTTTTTTTGCCGCAATTATTGGCGGCGTGCTGGTTGGCGGCGTGCTGGGAGCGATTAACGGTTGCCTGGTCAACTGGACCGGTTTGCATCCTTTTATTATCACTCTCGGCACTAACGCTATTTTTCGCGGTATCACGCTGGTGATTTCTGACGCCAACTCGGTATATGGCTTTTCGTTCGATTTCGTCAATTTCTTTGCCGCCAGCGTAATCGGCATTCCTGTTCCCGTGATCTTCTCGCTGCTTATTGCGCTCATCCTCTGGTTCCTGACGACCCGCCTCAGACTCGGGCGCAATATCTACGCGCTTGGCGGTAATAAAAATTCGGCGTTCTACTCCGGGATTGACGTCAAATTTCACATCCTGGTGGTGTTTATTATCTCCGGCATTTGCGCAGGACTGGCAGGCGTCGTCTCCACCGCGAGGCTGGGCGCGGCGGAACCGCTGGCCGGAATGGGCTTTGAAACCTATGCCATCGCCAGCGCCATCATTGGCGGCACCAGCTTCTTCGGCGGTAAGGGACGCATCTTCTCGGTGGTCATTGGCGGCCTGATCATCGGCACCATTAACAACGGCCTGAATATTCTGCAGGTTCAAACCTATTACCAGCTGGTGGTAATGGGTGGACTAATTATCGCGGCTGTCGCCCTCGACCGTCTTATCAGTAAGTAA
- the alsB gene encoding D-allose transporter substrate-binding protein, with product MNKYLKFFSGAAIGLILSGSAFAAADYAVVLKTLSNPFWVDMKKGIEDEAKKSGVSVDIFASPSEGDFQSQLQLFEDLSNKNYKGIAFAPLSSVNLVMPVARAWKKGIYLVNLDEKIDMDNLKKAGGNVEGFVTTDNVAVGAKGAAFIIEKLGAEGGEVAIIEGKAGNASGEARRNGATESFKKASQIKLVASQPADWDRIKALDVATNVLQRNPNIKAIYCANDTMAMGVAQAVANAGKTSKVLVVGTDGIPEARKMVEAGQMTATIAQNPADIGATGLKLMVAAAKTGKVIPLDKTPEFRLVDSILVTK from the coding sequence ATGAATAAATATCTGAAATTTTTCAGCGGCGCAGCTATTGGCCTGATATTATCCGGCAGCGCTTTTGCCGCCGCCGATTACGCTGTGGTATTAAAAACGTTATCCAATCCATTCTGGGTGGATATGAAAAAAGGAATAGAAGACGAAGCAAAAAAATCCGGTGTCAGCGTTGATATTTTTGCCTCGCCTTCAGAAGGCGATTTCCAGTCGCAGCTACAGCTCTTTGAAGATCTCAGCAATAAAAATTACAAAGGCATCGCCTTTGCGCCGCTCTCCTCCGTTAACCTGGTAATGCCCGTCGCCAGAGCCTGGAAAAAAGGGATCTATCTGGTCAATCTTGATGAAAAAATCGATATGGATAACCTGAAAAAAGCGGGCGGGAACGTTGAAGGATTTGTCACCACTGACAACGTGGCGGTAGGCGCAAAAGGAGCAGCGTTTATTATCGAAAAATTGGGCGCGGAAGGCGGCGAAGTGGCGATTATTGAAGGTAAGGCGGGAAACGCGTCCGGCGAAGCGCGGCGTAATGGCGCCACCGAATCCTTTAAAAAAGCAAGCCAAATCAAATTAGTGGCAAGCCAGCCCGCAGACTGGGACCGTATTAAAGCCCTTGATGTCGCGACCAACGTGCTGCAACGCAACCCGAATATTAAAGCGATATATTGCGCCAACGACACCATGGCGATGGGCGTTGCCCAGGCGGTGGCAAACGCCGGGAAAACCAGCAAAGTACTGGTCGTCGGCACGGACGGTATTCCGGAGGCGCGTAAAATGGTTGAAGCAGGGCAAATGACCGCAACCATCGCCCAGAATCCGGCAGATATCGGCGCGACCGGCCTTAAACTGATGGTCGCTGCTGCAAAAACCGGCAAAGTCATCCCACTGGATAAAACGCCGGAATTCAGGCTGGTGGATTCCATTCTGGTCACGAAGTAA
- the yjdP gene encoding DDRRRQL repeat protein YjdP translates to MKRYPTLFLFGFLSLTAIPAQADIIDDAIGNIQQAINDAYQQDNGRDYDDERDDGWRSEVSDDRRRQYDDRRRQFEDRRRQLDERQRQLDRERRQLDDEERRMEEDYAR, encoded by the coding sequence ATGAAACGCTATCCGACGCTCTTTTTATTCGGCTTCCTGTCGCTGACCGCGATTCCAGCGCAGGCCGATATTATTGATGACGCCATCGGCAACATTCAGCAGGCGATTAACGATGCTTATCAGCAGGATAACGGTCGCGATTATGACGATGAGCGTGACGACGGCTGGCGCAGCGAAGTGAGCGACGATCGCCGCCGACAGTATGATGACCGTCGCCGTCAGTTTGAGGACCGGCGTCGTCAACTGGACGAACGCCAGCGCCAGCTTGACCGCGAGCGCCGTCAGCTTGACGACGAAGAGCGCAGAATGGAAGAGGATTACGCGCGCTGA
- the alsE gene encoding D-allulose 6-phosphate 3-epimerase: MKISPSLMCMDLLKFKEQIEFIDSHADYFHIDIMDGHFVPNLTLSPFFVSQVKKLASIPLDCHLMVTRPQDYISQLAQAGADFITLHPETINGQAFRLIDEIRRHGMKVGLILNPETPVETMKYYIHKADKITVMTVDPGFAGQPFIPEMLDKIAELKRWREREGWQYEIEVDGSCNQLTYQQLMAAGADVFIVGTSGLFNHAADIDKAWNIMTAQILAAKNEALPHAKTA; this comes from the coding sequence ATGAAAATTTCTCCCTCTCTCATGTGTATGGACCTGCTGAAGTTTAAAGAACAGATTGAATTTATCGACAGCCATGCAGACTATTTTCACATCGATATTATGGATGGCCATTTCGTGCCGAACCTGACGCTATCGCCCTTTTTCGTCAGCCAGGTTAAGAAACTGGCAAGCATTCCGCTGGACTGCCACCTGATGGTCACCCGTCCCCAGGACTACATTAGCCAGCTTGCTCAGGCCGGAGCCGATTTCATCACCCTGCACCCTGAAACCATCAACGGCCAGGCCTTCCGCCTGATTGATGAAATTCGCCGCCACGGCATGAAGGTCGGTCTGATCCTCAACCCAGAAACGCCGGTTGAGACGATGAAGTATTACATTCACAAAGCCGATAAAATTACGGTGATGACCGTCGATCCCGGCTTCGCAGGCCAACCGTTTATTCCGGAGATGTTAGATAAAATTGCCGAACTAAAACGCTGGCGCGAGCGGGAAGGATGGCAATATGAGATCGAGGTGGATGGCTCCTGTAACCAGCTAACCTACCAGCAACTGATGGCGGCCGGAGCGGATGTCTTTATCGTCGGCACCTCCGGGTTGTTTAACCATGCCGCGGACATTGATAAGGCATGGAATATCATGACCGCGCAAATTCTGGCGGCGAAAAACGAGGCGCTTCCCCATGCAAAAACAGCGTAA